The proteins below are encoded in one region of Styela clava chromosome 4, kaStyClav1.hap1.2, whole genome shotgun sequence:
- the LOC120325753 gene encoding 2-phosphoxylose phosphatase 1-like isoform X1, with protein MTRLKSLLMFGCFLLCLATILFVLLANTKLRVTAEHIKVELDSVISIEQRQDNIWNISDKGPISPSLYYCNFPSANDEFAAEEGKPPKSSWVLKQIQVVIRHGDRSPIGFELYKKLKVRPDYCQLRPNHQPSHPSLKQFMKTISLDHTRLIMQGRKLITSPFPRSEICGSATLSQLGVVQHIHNGEILRKMYIQNHNLLAEAIKNKAEIANKILVVSTTRSRTVQSAIAFLYGLIPDFHLDQVDIKYSNSDIFSMKKCPAVSLLEQNIKNMRYKIYIEHQKKNSTFRKLADGFGINDHSGVLIDSFVTGFLCKNYKLPCAGNQSCVTVKDLDVLLEEEEYMMKRISKESYYVNQSILRLHPLLHRISKMIMNKISNDTKPDVVLISGHDTTLKPLIRSLGIPEYRWPRLGTRLVFELWFDPDTNQHFVRILLNGKDYTMQTACCKTQEPHRDSSKVCNVNNFFSFVTSGIFKHFNAKTHDEACNTAPLFMN; from the exons ATGACAAGATTGAAATCATTGCTCATGTTTGGTTGCTTTCTTCTATGTCTGGCAACAATACTGTTTGTGT TACTGGCTAACACAAAGTTACGAGTGACAGCGGAACATATCAAGGTTGAATTAGATAGCGTGATATCAATAGAACAAAGACAAGATAATATATGGAATATATCAGATAAAG GTCCCATCTCTCCATCCTTATATTACTGCAACTTCCCTTCTGCAAATGACGAATTTGCTGCAGAAGAAG GTAAACCTCCAAAATCAAGCTGGGTGTTGAAGCAGATTCAAGTTGTTATTCGACATGGTGATAGAAGTCCAATAGGAtttgaattgtataaaaaacTAAAAGTCAGACCAGACTATTGTCAACTGAGACCAA ATCATCAGCCTAGTCATCCTTCTTTGAAGCAATTTATGAAGACAATATCACTGGATCATACAAGACTGATAATGCAAGGACGCAAACTTATTACTTCGCCTTTTCCCAGAAGCGAAATTTGTGGAAGTGCAACCTTGAGTCAGTTAGGTGTG GTTCAGCACATACACAATGGTGAAATACTACGGAAGATGTACATTCAAAATCACAATCTTCTGGCAGAAGCAATTAAAAATAAAGCGGAAATAGCCAATAAAATTCTTGTTGTTTCCACAACCAGATCTAGAACTGTACAGAGTGCTATTGCTTTTTTATATGGACTCATTCCTGATTTTCATCTAGACCAG GTTGATATCAAGTATTCTAACagtgatattttttcaatgaaaaaatgtCCTGCTGTTTCTTTATTggagcaaaatataaaaaacatgaGGTATAAGATCTATATTGAACATCAAAAAAAGAATTCTACTTTTCGTAAACTCGCAGATGGCTTTGGTATCAATGATCATTCAG gagTTCTAATTGATAGTTTTGTGACTGGATTTCTTTGCAAAAACTATAAACTACCTTGTGCTGGCAATCAATCTTGTGTCACTGTGAAAGATCTCGACGTCTTATTAGAAGAAGAAGAATATATGATGAA GCGAATTTCGAAAGAATCATATTACGTAAACCAGTCAATTTTGAGACTTCATCCCTTGTTACATAGAATATCAAAAATGATTATGAACAAAATATCAAACGATACCAAACCTGATGTAGTTCTCATATCAGGACATGACACCACATTGAAACCTCTCATAAGATCTCTCGGAATTCCAGAATACAG gTGGCCTCGTCTTGGAACAAGGCTTGTGTTTGAACTCTGGTTCGATCCAGATACAAATCAACATTTTGTCAGAATTTTACTCAATGGAAAAGATTATACAATGCAAACAGCATGTTGTAAAACTCAGG AACCTCACCGTGATTCTTCAAAAGTTTGTAATGTCAACAATTTCTTTTCATTTGTAACATCTGGAATTTTCAAGCACTTCAATGCCAAAACACACGATGAAGCATGTAACACTGCACCTTTATTTATGAACTAA
- the LOC120325753 gene encoding 2-phosphoxylose phosphatase 1-like isoform X2: MLKAKAKTKWNVYAICHSRLPYHSLYDFTCPLIRILPQDHQPSHPSLKQFMKTISLDHTRLIMQGRKLITSPFPRSEICGSATLSQLGVVQHIHNGEILRKMYIQNHNLLAEAIKNKAEIANKILVVSTTRSRTVQSAIAFLYGLIPDFHLDQVDIKYSNSDIFSMKKCPAVSLLEQNIKNMRYKIYIEHQKKNSTFRKLADGFGINDHSGVLIDSFVTGFLCKNYKLPCAGNQSCVTVKDLDVLLEEEEYMMKRISKESYYVNQSILRLHPLLHRISKMIMNKISNDTKPDVVLISGHDTTLKPLIRSLGIPEYRWPRLGTRLVFELWFDPDTNQHFVRILLNGKDYTMQTACCKTQEPHRDSSKVCNVNNFFSFVTSGIFKHFNAKTHDEACNTAPLFMN, encoded by the exons atgctaaaAGCCAAGGCCAAAACGAAGTGGAATgtgtatgcaatctgtcacagtagactaccgtaCCACAGTCTTTACGACTTCACCTGTCCACTAATACGAATACTGCCACAAG ATCATCAGCCTAGTCATCCTTCTTTGAAGCAATTTATGAAGACAATATCACTGGATCATACAAGACTGATAATGCAAGGACGCAAACTTATTACTTCGCCTTTTCCCAGAAGCGAAATTTGTGGAAGTGCAACCTTGAGTCAGTTAGGTGTG GTTCAGCACATACACAATGGTGAAATACTACGGAAGATGTACATTCAAAATCACAATCTTCTGGCAGAAGCAATTAAAAATAAAGCGGAAATAGCCAATAAAATTCTTGTTGTTTCCACAACCAGATCTAGAACTGTACAGAGTGCTATTGCTTTTTTATATGGACTCATTCCTGATTTTCATCTAGACCAG GTTGATATCAAGTATTCTAACagtgatattttttcaatgaaaaaatgtCCTGCTGTTTCTTTATTggagcaaaatataaaaaacatgaGGTATAAGATCTATATTGAACATCAAAAAAAGAATTCTACTTTTCGTAAACTCGCAGATGGCTTTGGTATCAATGATCATTCAG gagTTCTAATTGATAGTTTTGTGACTGGATTTCTTTGCAAAAACTATAAACTACCTTGTGCTGGCAATCAATCTTGTGTCACTGTGAAAGATCTCGACGTCTTATTAGAAGAAGAAGAATATATGATGAA GCGAATTTCGAAAGAATCATATTACGTAAACCAGTCAATTTTGAGACTTCATCCCTTGTTACATAGAATATCAAAAATGATTATGAACAAAATATCAAACGATACCAAACCTGATGTAGTTCTCATATCAGGACATGACACCACATTGAAACCTCTCATAAGATCTCTCGGAATTCCAGAATACAG gTGGCCTCGTCTTGGAACAAGGCTTGTGTTTGAACTCTGGTTCGATCCAGATACAAATCAACATTTTGTCAGAATTTTACTCAATGGAAAAGATTATACAATGCAAACAGCATGTTGTAAAACTCAGG AACCTCACCGTGATTCTTCAAAAGTTTGTAATGTCAACAATTTCTTTTCATTTGTAACATCTGGAATTTTCAAGCACTTCAATGCCAAAACACACGATGAAGCATGTAACACTGCACCTTTATTTATGAACTAA
- the LOC120325752 gene encoding cytosolic endo-beta-N-acetylglucosaminidase-like, which produces MSESKEVKLLNVDFEKPSQFTGRSVEDGLPVSVPLHDLEDLLSWKPDDAEDSGQIFSVATVPYLGKNIPTGSTKTLVCHDMAGGYLDDRFVQGKISTDDKWYYLAYWDIVDTFVYFSHHFVTIPPVGWINSAHTNGVAVLGTFIAESFNGFSKRCEAIFSLDCIWKTVADELVDIAKFYKFEGWLINIESNMNKPNTENMLKFVNYLTDKMHDAIEGSQIIWYDSVTIDGDLRWQNELNSKNGPFFEACDGIFLNYGWNEDTLNNSMKFALSSERVQDVYVGIDVFGRGCYGGGGMNSAAALKVIRKYNLSAAIFAPGWVKEVLGSKNFEENQRKFWTSLHSYCNSHSLICDNKIKYLASTFNPGMNITLKQARFLRLNEQSLMPSLSELSFQHIPLVKTHNHSIETNGSSYVNLFCNKFNVEKNHWLIVYIKEKHSEEGITPQIVISGDEQVTLEPQFTELRNGKYWALKLDLSAPCQLWCTTSREVSLEKVALIDIGKTQLPKDWLKNEAKQHIHIGITTENVEWKKSTVKDDVYLLNCTLVFENIDKYLPIWITYKTSGLNFEDLGLSRCRKFRIKDLSVPSPVYHTMDASLEIQVNQYSPIYPFNHADYPPRCGCINIKYAENISNN; this is translated from the exons atgaGTGAATCTAAAGAAGTGAAGTTACTGAATGTTGATTTTGAAAAGCCTTCTCAATTTACTGGTAGAAGTGTGGAGGATGGTTTACCAGTTTCAGTTCCTTTGCATGATTTGGAAGATTTACTTTCATGGAAACCTGACGATGCAGAAGATAGTGGGCAGATATTCTCTGTAGCTACAGTTCCTTATCTTGGGAAAAATATTCCAACTGGATCAACAAAAACCCTTGTATGTCATGACATGGCTGGTGGATATTTGGATGACAG GTTCGTCCAAGGCAAAATCAGTACTGATGATAAATGGTATTACTTAGCATACTGGGATATTGTCGATACATTCGTTTATTTTAGTCACCATTTTGTAACTATTCCTCCTGTGGGATGGATCAACAGTGCTCATACTAATGGTGTTGCAGTTCTGGGTACTTTTATTGCTGAGAGTTTCAATGGATTTAGTAAAAG ATGTGAAGCAATCTTTTCTCTTGACTGCATTTGGAAAACAGTTGCTGACGAGCTTGTTGATATTGCAAAGTTTTACAAATTTGAAGGATGGCTCATCAACATTGAAAGCAACATGAAT AAACCCAACACAGAAAACATGTTGAAATTTGTTAATTATTTGACTGATAAAATGCATGATGCAATAGAAGGAAGTCAGATTATCTGGTATGACAGTGTCACTATCGATGGGGACTTGAGATGGCAAAACGAATTGAACTCCAAAAATGG GCCTTTCTTCGAAGCTTGTGATGGAATTTTTCTCAATTATGGTTGGAATGAAGATACTTTGAataattctatgaaatttgcaCTTTCATCTGAACGAGTACAAGATGTTTATGTTGGGATTGATGTGTTTGGACGAGGTTGTTATGGTGGAGGAGGAATGAATTCTGCTGCTGCTTTGAAAGTTATCAGGAA ATACAACTTATCTGCTGCTATATTTGCACCTGGCTGGGTAAAAGAAGTTTTAGGAAGTAAAAACTTCGAAGAAAATCAGAGAAAGTTCTGGACCAGTCTTCATTCGTACTGTAATTCACATAGTTTAATATGtgacaacaaaataaaatatctggcATCTACTTTCAATCCTGGCATGAATATAACTTTAAAGCAAGCTAGGTTTCTTCGTTTGAATGAACAAAGTTTAATGCCGTCACTTAGCGAATTATCATTTCAACATATTCCACTCGTGAAAACGCATAATCATTCTATCGAAACAAATGGATCTTCGtatgttaatttattttgtaataagtTTAATGTGGAAAAAAACCATTGGTTGatagtttatataaaagaaaaacacTCCGAAGAAGGAATCACCCCCCAAATTGTGATCAGTGGTGATGAACAAGTTACACTTGAGCCTCAGTTTACGGAACTCCGCAATGGTAAATATTGGGCATTGAAATTGGATTTAAGTGCACCGTGTCAGCTTTGGTGCACAACATCTAGAGAAGTTAGCTTGGAAAAGGTTGCACTAATTGATATTGGAAAAACGCAATTGCCAAAAGATTGGCTTAAAAATGAAGCGAAACAACATATACATATCGGCATAACAACTGAAAATGTAGAGTGGAAAAAATCAACAGTAAAGGACGATGTTTACTTGCTAAATTGTACAttggtatttgaaaatattgacaaaTATCTACCCATATGGATCACATATAAAACTTCCGGCTTAAACTTTGAAGATTTAGGATTGTCTCGTTGCAGGAAGTTTCGAATTAAAGATTTGTCTGTTCCAAGTCCAGTTTATCACACTATGGATGCGAGTCTTGAAATTCAAGTTAATCAATATAGTCCTATCTATCCATTTAATCATGCAGATTATCCACCTCGATGTGgatgtataaatataaaatatgctgAAAATATATCTAATAATTGA
- the LOC120325958 gene encoding phosphatidylinositol N-acetylglucosaminyltransferase subunit P-like — protein sequence MPQPSPGPSPERAAYGFVLYLASYILFALFVIWAYVPDEVLHSIGLTYLPTKAWAIVLPILGCIGAVSIPVVYFIINILHTQALEEEIEIHSKSNIPEPTIQNFDLSSGSVPPIVELDLATVCRHLNLGKDKLSPAS from the exons ATGCCTCAACCAAGCCCAGGTCCATCTCCGGAGAGAGCGGCGTATGGATTTGTCCTTTATCTAGCAAGCTACATTTTATTCG CACTGTTTGTGATATGGGCATATGTTCCTGATGAAGTCCTTCACAGTATTGGCCTAACTTATCTTCCTACCAA AGCTTGGGCAATAGTATTACCAATCCTTGGTTGCATCGGTGCAGTGTCTATTCCTGTTGTATATTTCATCATCAACATACTTCATACTCAAGCATTggaagaagaaattgaaa tACACTCTAAATCAAATATCCCAGAACCAACAATACAAAACTTTGACTTGAGTTCAGGATCTGTTCCACCAATTGTTGAACTGGATCTGGCAACTGTTTGTCGCCATTTGAATCTAGGCAAGGATAAA CTGTCACCAGCTAGTTAA